One Pseudomonas muyukensis DNA segment encodes these proteins:
- a CDS encoding DUF72 domain-containing protein, translating to MPYFLGCPSWAENAWRDYLYPADARSGEYLGLYSQVFNAVEGNTTFYARPAPATVERWAQLMPPGFRFTAKFPGDVSHAGDLREQLDSARNFTQLMAPLGARVSPYWLQLPAMFGPTRLGELAYFLDEIGVPVAVEVRNDAFFARGEEERLLNRLLHERGVERICLDPRALFSCTSREPAVLHAQSKKPKVPPRPAAFSQHPQVRFIGHPELAANEPFLTPWVDKVAAWIEEGRSPYVFLHTSDNRLAAALAQRFHQRLMARLPGLAPLAELPRAPEVEQLGLL from the coding sequence CTGCCTTATTTTCTCGGTTGTCCGTCCTGGGCTGAAAATGCCTGGCGCGACTATCTCTACCCTGCCGACGCGCGCTCCGGCGAGTACCTTGGGTTGTACAGCCAGGTGTTCAACGCCGTCGAGGGCAATACCACCTTCTATGCCCGCCCAGCCCCGGCCACCGTCGAGCGCTGGGCGCAACTCATGCCGCCCGGGTTTCGCTTCACGGCCAAGTTCCCTGGTGATGTCAGCCATGCTGGCGACCTGCGCGAACAACTCGATTCGGCCCGCAACTTCACGCAGTTGATGGCGCCACTGGGTGCGCGGGTCTCCCCGTACTGGCTGCAGTTACCGGCGATGTTCGGCCCGACGCGGTTGGGCGAATTGGCGTATTTTCTCGATGAGATCGGCGTGCCGGTGGCGGTGGAGGTGCGCAACGATGCGTTCTTCGCCCGCGGCGAAGAGGAGCGCCTGCTCAACCGCTTGTTGCACGAGCGTGGCGTGGAACGCATCTGCCTCGACCCGCGGGCGCTGTTCAGTTGCACGTCCCGCGAGCCCGCTGTGCTTCACGCCCAGTCCAAGAAGCCCAAGGTACCGCCGCGCCCGGCTGCGTTCAGCCAGCATCCGCAGGTGCGCTTCATCGGCCATCCGGAGCTGGCGGCCAACGAGCCTTTCCTCACGCCCTGGGTCGACAAGGTGGCGGCCTGGATCGAAGAGGGCCGCAGCCCTTATGTATTCCTGCACACCTCGGACAACCGCCTCGCCGCAGCGCTGGCCCAGCGTTTTCACCAGCGTCTGATGGCGCGCCTGCCGGGGCTGGCGCCACTGGCGGAATTGCCACGCGCCCCGGAGGTCGAACAACTGGGGCTACTTTGA
- a CDS encoding efflux RND transporter periplasmic adaptor subunit, with protein sequence MLRRALSLALPAAIVLLTACGQEAAPPAAPRPALVIQPQPAGASADSYPGEVRARFEPELAFRIGGKVSKRLVEEGQRVKAEQPLAELDPQDVRLQLEANRAQLAAAEANLALVRAERDRYQKLLERQMVSHSQFDNAENLYRAGQARLKQARAEFEVAGNQAEYAVLRAPQAGVIAKRQVEVGQVVAAGQTVFTLAADGEREVAIGLPEQQFARFAVGQAVSVELWSHPDQRFEGRIRELSPAADPRSRTFAARIAFASSSAPAELGQSARVFIAHSERAPLAVPLSAVTAEAGQAYVWRVGQGNRLERAQVRLGAYGADSVPVLEGLQASDWVVAAGGHVLREGQQVRPVDRSNRDVNLTAKE encoded by the coding sequence ATGTTGCGTCGTGCGTTGTCCCTCGCCCTGCCCGCTGCCATCGTGCTGCTTACCGCCTGCGGCCAGGAGGCCGCGCCTCCTGCGGCCCCGCGCCCGGCGCTGGTGATCCAGCCCCAGCCCGCCGGGGCGTCCGCCGACAGTTATCCGGGCGAGGTGCGGGCGCGCTTCGAGCCGGAACTGGCCTTCCGCATTGGCGGCAAGGTCAGCAAGCGCCTGGTGGAGGAGGGGCAGCGGGTCAAGGCCGAACAGCCCCTGGCCGAGCTCGACCCACAGGATGTGCGCCTGCAACTGGAGGCCAACCGCGCCCAACTGGCTGCGGCCGAGGCCAACCTGGCGCTGGTGCGCGCCGAGCGCGACCGCTACCAGAAACTGCTCGAGCGGCAGATGGTCAGCCATTCCCAGTTCGACAACGCCGAGAACCTCTACCGTGCCGGCCAGGCGCGGCTCAAGCAAGCCAGGGCCGAGTTCGAGGTGGCTGGCAACCAGGCCGAATACGCCGTGCTGCGCGCGCCCCAGGCCGGGGTTATCGCCAAGCGCCAGGTCGAAGTGGGCCAGGTGGTCGCTGCCGGGCAGACTGTGTTCACCCTGGCCGCCGATGGCGAGCGCGAGGTGGCCATCGGCCTGCCGGAACAGCAGTTCGCCCGCTTTGCCGTGGGCCAGGCGGTCAGCGTCGAGCTGTGGTCACACCCGGATCAACGCTTCGAAGGGCGCATTCGCGAACTGTCCCCGGCGGCTGATCCGCGCTCGCGCACCTTCGCCGCGCGGATTGCCTTCGCCTCCAGCAGTGCCCCGGCCGAGCTGGGCCAGAGCGCCCGGGTGTTCATCGCCCACAGCGAGCGCGCGCCACTGGCGGTGCCATTGTCGGCGGTCACTGCCGAGGCCGGCCAGGCGTATGTCTGGCGGGTCGGCCAGGGCAACCGCCTGGAGCGCGCCCAGGTGCGCCTCGGTGCTTACGGCGCCGACAGCGTGCCGGTGCTCGAGGGCCTGCAGGCCAGTGACTGGGTGGTGGCCGCCGGTGGTCATGTGCTGCGCGAAGGCCAGCAAGTGCGCCCGGTGGACCGCAGCAACCGTGACGTGAACCTGACGGCCAAGGAGTAA
- a CDS encoding energy transducer TonB → MSDTLPIGLTYLSPVGNYGRQNTQALGGVSHLWQDFFARAMAEQQGEVDGTAQALVQYDKESGEPIGGARALALIDAQRGLPVHDREVAPPEPLFLPKAELEARFLPPAPEPFSTAELIEQQRQLDINNSWLRPVVMNQGQPIAEPGPGPSPRPLFLPIAEFEMNLLDPAPEPFDDATLAQQQNDLEFDTHWARPVVLNNVRVHA, encoded by the coding sequence ATGTCAGATACTCTTCCCATCGGCTTGACCTACCTGTCGCCCGTCGGCAACTACGGTCGGCAGAATACCCAGGCACTGGGTGGCGTCAGCCACCTGTGGCAGGATTTCTTCGCCCGCGCGATGGCCGAGCAGCAAGGCGAGGTCGACGGCACTGCCCAGGCCCTGGTGCAGTACGACAAGGAAAGCGGCGAACCCATCGGCGGCGCCCGCGCCCTGGCGCTGATCGATGCCCAGCGTGGCCTGCCGGTACACGACCGCGAAGTCGCACCGCCCGAGCCGCTGTTCCTGCCCAAGGCCGAGCTGGAGGCGCGCTTTCTGCCGCCTGCCCCCGAGCCGTTCAGCACCGCCGAGTTGATCGAGCAGCAACGCCAGCTGGACATCAACAACAGCTGGCTGCGCCCGGTGGTGATGAACCAGGGCCAGCCTATCGCCGAGCCTGGCCCCGGTCCTTCGCCGCGCCCGCTGTTCCTGCCGATTGCCGAGTTCGAGATGAACCTGCTCGATCCGGCGCCCGAGCCGTTCGACGACGCGACCCTGGCCCAGCAACAGAACGACCTGGAGTTCGATACTCACTGGGCACGCCCGGTGGTGCTGAACAATGTGCGCGTACACGCCTGA
- the tsaB gene encoding tRNA (adenosine(37)-N6)-threonylcarbamoyltransferase complex dimerization subunit type 1 TsaB: MTTLLALDTATEACSVALLHDGKVTSHYEVAPRLHAKKLLPLIKQLLADSGVALSAVDAIAFGRGPGAFTGVRIAIGVVQGLAFALERPVLPVSNLAALAQGALRGRGVQQVAAAIDARMDEVYWGCYQAQQGEMRLVGHEAVLPPERVALPAGLGAEWFGAGSGWGYAERLAVQVAASDASALPSALDILTLAGFAWARGEAVAAEQAQPVYLRDNVATPKAR, from the coding sequence ATGACCACCTTGCTGGCCCTGGATACCGCCACCGAAGCCTGTTCCGTCGCCTTGCTGCATGACGGCAAGGTGACCAGCCATTACGAGGTGGCCCCGCGCCTGCACGCAAAGAAGCTGCTGCCGCTGATCAAGCAGTTGCTGGCTGACTCGGGCGTGGCGTTGAGCGCGGTGGATGCCATCGCCTTCGGCCGTGGCCCCGGCGCCTTCACCGGCGTGCGTATCGCCATCGGCGTGGTCCAGGGCCTGGCCTTCGCCCTCGAGCGCCCAGTGCTGCCGGTATCCAACCTGGCCGCGCTGGCCCAGGGCGCACTGCGTGGGCGCGGCGTGCAGCAGGTGGCCGCGGCCATCGATGCGCGCATGGACGAGGTGTACTGGGGCTGCTACCAGGCCCAGCAGGGCGAAATGCGCCTGGTCGGCCACGAGGCGGTGCTGCCGCCGGAGCGCGTGGCCCTGCCTGCGGGGCTGGGCGCTGAGTGGTTTGGCGCCGGCAGTGGCTGGGGCTATGCCGAGCGCCTGGCGGTGCAGGTCGCCGCCAGCGATGCCAGCGCCTTGCCCAGCGCCCTGGATATCCTGACCCTGGCCGGCTTTGCCTGGGCCCGGGGCGAGGCGGTTGCCGCCGAACAGGCGCAACCGGTGTACCTGCGCGATAATGTGGCTACGCCTAAGGCGCGTTGA
- a CDS encoding class I SAM-dependent methyltransferase gives MAEQQQGTGIRVEALAPQFQAQAVAWAERLGLPLVDEAAEFAVQVGGEGLQIQQLGPQAPGPVRVDFVEGQAAHRRLYGGGNGQMIAKAVGIAQGVRPQVLDATAGLGKDAFVLASLGCQMTLIERQPLVAALLEDGLARARGNEEVGAIVARMRLLTGNAIERMRTWEGEAPQVVYLDPMFPHRDKSALVKKEMRVFRPLVGDDLDAPALLEAALALASHRVVVKRPRKAPIIAGPKPSHSLEGKSSRYDIYPKKALKG, from the coding sequence ATGGCAGAGCAACAGCAGGGCACGGGTATCAGGGTCGAGGCATTGGCCCCGCAATTCCAGGCGCAAGCCGTGGCATGGGCTGAGCGCCTGGGGTTGCCGCTGGTGGACGAGGCTGCGGAATTTGCCGTGCAGGTGGGGGGAGAGGGTTTGCAGATCCAGCAACTGGGCCCCCAGGCACCGGGCCCGGTGCGGGTGGATTTCGTCGAGGGCCAGGCGGCGCACCGGCGCTTGTACGGGGGCGGCAATGGGCAGATGATCGCCAAGGCCGTGGGTATCGCCCAGGGCGTGCGGCCACAGGTGCTCGATGCCACGGCGGGTTTGGGCAAGGATGCATTCGTCCTGGCCAGCCTGGGCTGCCAGATGACCCTGATCGAGCGCCAGCCGCTGGTCGCTGCGCTGTTGGAGGACGGGCTGGCGCGGGCGCGGGGCAATGAAGAGGTGGGCGCGATCGTGGCGCGCATGCGCCTGCTGACCGGCAATGCCATCGAGCGCATGCGCACCTGGGAAGGCGAGGCGCCGCAAGTGGTCTACCTGGACCCGATGTTCCCGCACCGCGACAAGAGCGCGCTGGTGAAAAAGGAAATGCGCGTGTTCCGGCCGCTGGTCGGGGATGACCTGGATGCGCCGGCGTTGCTCGAGGCCGCCTTGGCGCTGGCCTCGCACCGGGTGGTGGTCAAGCGCCCGCGCAAGGCGCCGATCATTGCCGGGCCCAAGCCCAGCCACAGCCTGGAGGGCAAATCGAGCCGCTACGATATCTACCCCAAGAAGGCGTTGAAGGGCTGA
- a CDS encoding extensin-like domain-containing protein → MRLSLALLGGLLLLVGLAWQLLGWRPPDTWNPWAVLDVRQAPNLLTPYKLSRLRDDPELCRRALATSSLRYRRQADSPADASCPLRNVWRIEGGGVRLSSSFLASCPLAVAYALFEVQGLQPAAQRAFGQPVAQIDHLGSFACRNVYHRKQGRPSQHATANALDISGFRLKDGQRILLARDWQGEGVKAQFLREVQQVACESFSTVLGPDYNAAHHNHFHLDMGFWQICR, encoded by the coding sequence ATGCGCCTGAGCCTGGCGCTGCTGGGAGGCCTGCTCCTGCTGGTAGGCCTGGCTTGGCAGTTGCTGGGCTGGCGCCCGCCGGATACCTGGAACCCCTGGGCGGTGCTGGATGTGCGGCAGGCACCGAACCTGCTGACGCCCTATAAGCTGTCACGCCTGCGCGATGACCCCGAGCTGTGTCGCCGGGCGTTGGCAACCTCGTCCCTGCGCTATCGAAGGCAGGCGGACAGCCCCGCCGATGCCAGCTGCCCATTGCGCAATGTCTGGCGCATCGAGGGCGGCGGTGTGCGCTTGAGCAGCAGTTTCCTGGCCAGTTGCCCTCTGGCGGTGGCCTATGCGTTGTTCGAGGTGCAGGGGCTGCAACCGGCGGCGCAGCGTGCGTTCGGGCAGCCGGTGGCCCAGATCGATCACCTTGGCAGTTTCGCCTGCCGCAATGTCTACCATCGCAAACAGGGGCGTCCAAGCCAGCATGCCACCGCCAATGCACTGGATATCAGTGGTTTTCGCCTGAAGGACGGCCAGCGCATCCTGCTGGCTCGGGACTGGCAAGGGGAAGGGGTAAAGGCGCAATTCCTGCGCGAGGTGCAGCAGGTGGCTTGCGAGAGTTTCAGCACTGTGCTGGGGCCTGACTATAACGCCGCCCATCACAACCACTTCCACCTGGACATGGGATTCTGGCAGATCTGCCGATGA
- a CDS encoding isocitrate lyase/PEP mutase family protein encodes MDVQTLRAEAFKALHERDGAFVIANPWDAGSARLLASLGFEALASTSAGLAFSLGRPDGEGALTLEETLDNARAIVDATPLPVAADLENGFADLPEDCGQAILRAAEAGLVGGSIEDASGQGAAPIYDFELALARVRAAVQAARSLPFPFTLCARAENLLHGRLDLDDTIKRLQAYAEAGADVLYAPGLRSVDEIRAVVQAVAPRPVNVLMGLAGVPLSVNQLQDLGVKRISVGSSLARAALGGLQRAALEIQEQGTFTYGEQALPFAQLNQLFRR; translated from the coding sequence ATGGATGTGCAAACCCTGCGAGCCGAAGCCTTCAAGGCGCTGCATGAACGTGATGGCGCGTTCGTCATCGCCAATCCGTGGGATGCCGGTTCCGCGCGATTGCTGGCCAGCCTGGGTTTCGAGGCGCTGGCCAGCACCAGCGCGGGCCTGGCCTTCAGCCTGGGGCGGCCGGATGGCGAAGGTGCGTTGACCCTGGAGGAGACCCTGGACAACGCCAGGGCGATTGTCGACGCCACGCCGCTGCCGGTGGCGGCAGACCTGGAAAACGGTTTTGCCGACCTGCCGGAGGACTGCGGGCAGGCTATCCTGCGGGCGGCCGAGGCCGGTCTGGTAGGTGGCTCCATCGAGGATGCCAGTGGCCAGGGCGCGGCACCGATCTACGACTTCGAGCTGGCGCTGGCGCGGGTGCGTGCCGCGGTCCAGGCAGCGCGCAGCCTGCCATTTCCCTTCACCCTGTGCGCCCGCGCGGAAAACCTGCTGCATGGGCGCCTGGACCTGGACGACACCATCAAGCGGCTGCAGGCCTATGCCGAGGCGGGGGCCGATGTGCTCTACGCGCCGGGGTTGCGCAGTGTCGATGAGATCCGTGCGGTGGTACAGGCTGTGGCGCCTAGGCCGGTCAACGTGTTGATGGGGCTGGCAGGTGTGCCGTTGAGCGTGAACCAGTTGCAGGACCTTGGGGTCAAGCGCATCAGTGTGGGTTCGTCACTGGCCCGTGCCGCGCTGGGTGGCTTGCAGCGGGCAGCGCTGGAGATCCAGGAGCAGGGGACTTTCACTTATGGTGAGCAGGCGCTGCCTTTTGCCCAGCTCAATCAACTGTTTCGCCGCTGA
- a CDS encoding TetR/AcrR family transcriptional regulator has protein sequence MSNDAPIGPGRPKDLAKREAILEAAKSLFLSLGYANTSMDAVAAAAGVSKLTVYSHFTDKQTLFGAAVMATCQNQLPDLMFEYPEGVAVEDVLLNIARGFQALISSDEAVKLSRLIIALGSQDPGFGQYFYEAGPKRVLAGMESLLRGVDQRGLLRIDNPLQAAEHFFCLIKGAPDYRLLIGYAPALVGDEVEAHVQEAVGVFVRAYRQ, from the coding sequence ATGTCCAACGACGCACCCATCGGCCCAGGCCGGCCCAAGGACCTGGCCAAGCGCGAGGCCATCCTCGAAGCCGCCAAGTCGCTGTTCCTCAGCCTTGGCTATGCCAACACCAGCATGGATGCGGTCGCTGCGGCGGCAGGTGTTTCAAAACTCACGGTCTACAGCCACTTCACCGACAAGCAGACGCTGTTCGGCGCGGCGGTCATGGCCACCTGCCAGAACCAGTTGCCGGACCTGATGTTCGAGTACCCCGAAGGGGTGGCGGTGGAAGATGTGCTGCTGAACATCGCCCGTGGTTTCCAGGCCTTGATCAGCAGTGACGAGGCGGTGAAGTTGAGCCGCCTGATCATTGCCCTGGGCAGCCAGGACCCCGGCTTCGGGCAGTATTTCTACGAGGCGGGGCCCAAGCGGGTGCTGGCGGGGATGGAGAGCTTGCTGCGCGGGGTGGACCAGCGTGGGTTGTTGCGCATCGACAATCCGTTGCAGGCGGCTGAGCATTTTTTCTGCCTGATCAAGGGCGCACCGGACTATCGCTTGTTGATCGGCTATGCGCCAGCCTTGGTCGGGGACGAGGTCGAGGCGCATGTGCAGGAGGCTGTGGGCGTGTTTGTGCGGGCCTACCGGCAGTAG
- the adk gene encoding adenylate kinase encodes MRVILLGAPGAGKGTQAKFITEKFGIPQISTGDMLRAAVKAGTPLGLELKKVMDAGQLVSDELIISLVKERIAQPDCANGCLFDGFPRTIPQAEAMVAAGVDIDAVVEIAVDDEEIVGRMAGRRVHLASGRTYHIQYNPPKVEGKDDVTGEELIQRDDDKEETVRHRLSVYHSQTKPLVDFYQKLSAANAGKPKYSHIEGVGSVESITAKVLAALS; translated from the coding sequence ATGCGCGTAATTCTGCTGGGAGCTCCCGGGGCCGGTAAAGGTACTCAGGCAAAGTTCATCACCGAAAAGTTCGGTATCCCCCAGATCTCCACCGGTGACATGCTGCGTGCCGCCGTCAAGGCCGGTACCCCGCTGGGCCTGGAGCTCAAGAAAGTCATGGATGCCGGCCAGCTGGTCTCCGACGAGCTGATCATCAGCCTGGTCAAGGAGCGCATCGCCCAGCCGGACTGCGCCAACGGCTGCCTGTTCGACGGTTTCCCGCGCACCATCCCGCAGGCTGAAGCCATGGTCGCTGCCGGTGTCGACATCGACGCCGTGGTCGAGATCGCCGTGGACGACGAAGAGATCGTCGGCCGCATGGCCGGTCGCCGCGTGCACCTGGCCTCGGGCCGCACCTACCACATCCAGTACAACCCGCCGAAAGTGGAAGGCAAGGACGACGTCACCGGCGAAGAGCTGATCCAGCGCGACGACGACAAGGAAGAAACCGTGCGTCATCGCCTGTCGGTCTACCACAGCCAGACCAAGCCGCTGGTGGACTTCTACCAGAAGCTGTCGGCCGCCAACGCCGGCAAGCCGAAGTACAGCCATATCGAAGGCGTCGGCTCGGTCGAGTCGATCACCGCCAAGGTGCTGGCCGCCCTGAGCTGA
- a CDS encoding efflux RND transporter permease subunit yields MGFNLSAWALRNRQIVLFLMILLAAIGAMSYTKLGQSEDPPFTFKAMVIRTLWPGATAEEVSRQVTERIEKKLMETGEYEKIVSFSRPGESQVTFMARDSLHSKDIPELWYQIRKKVADIKHSLPPEVQGPFFNDEFGTTFGNIYALTGAGFDYAVLKDYADRIQIQLQRVKDVGKVELVGLQDEKVWIELSNVKLATLGVPLSAVQQALREQNAVSTAGFFETPSERLQLRVSGRFDSVEQIRQFPIRVGDRTFRIGDVAEVQRGFNDPPAPRMRFMGEDAIGLAVSMKDGGDILVLGKALEGEFARLAQSLPAGMELRKVSDQPAAVKAGVGEFVQVLIEALAIVLLVSFFSLGLRTGLVVALAIPLVLAMTFAAMHYFGIGLHKISLGALVLALGLLVDDAIIAVEMMAIKMEQGYDRLKAASYAWTSTAFPMLTGTLITAAGFLPIATAASSTGEYTRSIFQVVTIALLTSWVAAVVFVPYLGERLLPDLAKLHAARGHAPDPYGTPFYQRVRRLVEWCVRRRKTVIVLTIAAFVGSILLFRFVPQQFFPASGRPELMVDLKLAEGASLNNTAERVKQLEAMLKQQDGIDNYVAYVGTGSPRFYLPLDQQLPAASFAQFVVLAKSLEDRERLRSWLIATLDEQFPDLRSRVTRLENGPPVGYPVQFRVTGEHIEKVRALAREVAAKVRENPHVVNVHLDWEEPSKAVYLDIDQDRARALGVSTAHLSSFLQSSLTGSSVSQYREDNELIEILLRGTPEERRELGNLGSLALPTDNGQSVALSQVATLEYGFEEGIIWHRNRLPTVTVRADIYDKEQPVTLVKQILPTLQQVKAELPDGYLLEVGGTVEDSERGQRSVNAGMPLFIVVVLSLLMIQLRSFSRMFMVFLTAPLGLIGVTLFLLVFRQPFGFVAMLGTIALAGMIMRNSVILVDQIEQDIAAGLDRWQAIIEATVRRFRPIVLTALAAVLAMIPLSRSVFYGPMAVAIMGGLIVATVLTLLFLPALYAAWFRVRKD; encoded by the coding sequence ATGGGTTTCAACCTTTCCGCCTGGGCGCTGCGCAATCGCCAGATCGTCTTGTTCCTGATGATCCTGCTGGCGGCGATCGGCGCCATGTCCTACACCAAGCTCGGCCAGAGCGAGGACCCGCCGTTCACCTTCAAGGCCATGGTCATCCGTACCCTGTGGCCGGGAGCGACCGCCGAAGAGGTGTCGCGCCAGGTCACCGAGCGCATCGAGAAGAAACTGATGGAAACCGGCGAGTACGAGAAGATCGTCTCGTTCTCCCGGCCGGGTGAGTCCCAGGTCACCTTCATGGCCCGCGACTCGCTGCACTCCAAGGACATTCCCGAACTGTGGTACCAGATCCGCAAGAAGGTCGCCGACATCAAGCACAGCTTGCCGCCGGAGGTTCAGGGGCCGTTCTTCAACGACGAATTCGGCACCACCTTCGGCAACATCTATGCCCTGACCGGCGCCGGCTTCGACTATGCGGTGCTCAAGGACTATGCCGACCGCATCCAGATCCAGTTGCAGCGGGTCAAGGACGTGGGCAAGGTCGAGCTGGTCGGGCTGCAGGACGAAAAAGTCTGGATCGAGCTGTCCAACGTCAAGCTGGCGACCCTGGGCGTGCCGTTGAGCGCGGTGCAGCAGGCCCTGCGCGAGCAGAACGCGGTGAGTACCGCAGGCTTCTTCGAGACCCCCAGCGAGCGCCTGCAGCTGCGGGTGAGCGGGCGTTTCGACAGTGTCGAGCAGATTCGCCAGTTCCCCATTCGCGTCGGTGACCGCACCTTCCGTATCGGCGATGTCGCCGAGGTGCAGCGCGGCTTCAACGACCCTCCCGCGCCGCGCATGCGCTTCATGGGCGAGGACGCCATCGGCCTGGCCGTGTCGATGAAGGACGGCGGCGACATCCTGGTGCTGGGCAAGGCCCTGGAAGGCGAGTTCGCGCGCCTGGCCCAGAGCCTGCCGGCGGGGATGGAGCTGCGCAAGGTGTCCGACCAGCCCGCAGCGGTAAAGGCCGGGGTCGGCGAGTTCGTCCAGGTGCTGATCGAGGCCTTGGCCATTGTCTTGCTGGTGAGCTTCTTCTCCCTCGGTTTGCGCACCGGCCTGGTGGTGGCGCTGGCGATTCCGCTGGTGCTGGCCATGACCTTCGCCGCGATGCACTACTTCGGCATCGGCCTGCACAAGATTTCCCTGGGCGCACTGGTGCTGGCGCTGGGGCTGCTGGTGGACGACGCGATCATCGCGGTGGAGATGATGGCAATCAAGATGGAGCAGGGCTACGACCGGCTCAAGGCGGCCAGCTACGCCTGGACCAGCACGGCCTTCCCGATGCTCACCGGCACCCTGATCACCGCCGCCGGCTTCCTGCCGATCGCCACGGCCGCCTCGAGCACCGGTGAATACACCCGCTCGATCTTCCAGGTGGTGACCATCGCCCTGCTGACCTCGTGGGTGGCCGCGGTGGTGTTCGTGCCCTACCTGGGTGAGCGCCTGTTGCCGGACCTGGCCAAGCTGCACGCTGCCCGCGGGCATGCCCCCGACCCCTACGGCACGCCGTTCTACCAGCGGGTACGGCGGCTGGTGGAGTGGTGCGTGCGCCGGCGCAAGACCGTGATCGTGCTGACCATTGCCGCGTTCGTCGGCAGCATCCTGCTGTTCCGTTTCGTGCCGCAGCAGTTCTTCCCGGCCTCCGGTCGCCCAGAGCTGATGGTCGACCTCAAGCTGGCCGAGGGTGCCTCGCTGAACAACACCGCCGAGCGGGTCAAGCAGCTGGAAGCGATGCTCAAGCAGCAGGATGGCATCGACAACTACGTCGCCTATGTCGGCACCGGTTCGCCGCGCTTCTACCTGCCGCTGGACCAGCAGCTGCCGGCGGCGAGCTTCGCCCAGTTCGTGGTGCTGGCCAAGTCGCTGGAAGACCGCGAACGCCTGCGCAGTTGGCTGATCGCCACCTTGGACGAGCAGTTCCCCGACTTGCGTTCGCGGGTCACGCGCCTGGAGAACGGCCCGCCCGTGGGCTACCCGGTGCAGTTCCGGGTCACCGGCGAGCACATCGAGAAGGTCCGCGCCCTGGCTCGGGAAGTGGCGGCCAAGGTGCGCGAGAACCCGCATGTGGTCAACGTGCACCTGGATTGGGAAGAGCCGAGCAAGGCGGTGTACCTCGACATCGACCAGGACCGCGCCCGCGCGCTGGGGGTGAGCACCGCGCACCTGTCGAGCTTCCTGCAAAGCTCGCTGACCGGCAGCAGCGTCAGCCAGTACCGCGAAGACAACGAGCTGATCGAGATCCTCTTGCGTGGTACCCCCGAGGAGCGCCGCGAACTGGGCAACCTGGGCAGCCTGGCGTTGCCCACCGACAACGGCCAGAGCGTGGCGCTGTCGCAGGTGGCGACCCTGGAGTACGGCTTCGAGGAGGGCATCATCTGGCACCGCAACCGCTTGCCGACGGTCACCGTGCGGGCTGATATCTACGACAAGGAGCAACCGGTGACCTTGGTCAAGCAGATCCTGCCGACCCTGCAACAGGTCAAGGCCGAGCTGCCGGACGGCTACCTGCTGGAGGTCGGCGGCACGGTCGAGGACTCCGAGCGCGGCCAGCGCTCGGTCAACGCCGGCATGCCGTTGTTCATCGTGGTGGTGTTGAGCCTGCTGATGATCCAGCTGCGCAGCTTCTCGCGGATGTTCATGGTGTTCCTCACCGCGCCCCTGGGGCTGATCGGCGTCACCCTGTTCCTGCTGGTGTTCCGCCAGCCGTTCGGCTTCGTCGCCATGCTCGGGACCATCGCCCTGGCGGGGATGATCATGCGCAACTCGGTGATTTTGGTCGACCAGATCGAGCAGGATATCGCCGCGGGGCTGGACCGCTGGCAGGCGATCATCGAGGCGACGGTGCGGCGCTTCCGGCCGATCGTGCTGACCGCGCTGGCGGCGGTGCTGGCGATGATCCCGTTGTCGCGCAGCGTGTTCTATGGGCCGATGGCGGTGGCGATCA